Proteins encoded in a region of the Mycobacterium branderi genome:
- a CDS encoding SDR family NAD(P)-dependent oxidoreductase: protein MKLALVTGAGSGIGKAIALGFAAQGDQVIAADLDLAAAQATAKEYPELITALPVDVADRAQVDALRDQAPGAPNVVVNAAGWDRTDQFLNATTEFAEKVVAINYLGPVHVCSAFLPGMIEAGGGGRVINLASDAGRVGSAGETIYAGAKGGVIALTKSLAREMARYQITVNCVCPGPTDTPLFAAQPEKLREALVKAIPFRRLARPEEVAAPVLFFASDAASFITGQVISVSGGLTMAG, encoded by the coding sequence ATGAAGCTTGCACTCGTCACCGGTGCCGGATCGGGAATCGGCAAGGCGATCGCGTTGGGCTTCGCCGCCCAAGGCGATCAGGTCATCGCCGCCGACCTCGATCTCGCGGCGGCTCAGGCCACCGCCAAGGAATACCCCGAGCTGATCACCGCGCTGCCGGTCGACGTCGCCGACCGCGCCCAGGTGGATGCCCTGCGCGATCAGGCACCTGGGGCGCCCAACGTCGTCGTCAACGCCGCCGGCTGGGACCGCACCGACCAATTCCTCAACGCCACAACCGAATTCGCCGAAAAGGTGGTGGCCATCAACTACCTCGGCCCGGTGCACGTGTGCAGCGCGTTCCTGCCGGGCATGATCGAGGCCGGCGGCGGCGGACGCGTGATCAACCTCGCCAGCGACGCCGGACGGGTCGGCAGCGCGGGCGAAACCATCTATGCCGGCGCCAAGGGCGGCGTCATCGCGCTCACCAAGTCGCTGGCCCGGGAAATGGCCCGCTACCAGATCACCGTCAACTGCGTGTGCCCCGGACCGACCGACACCCCGTTGTTCGCGGCCCAGCCGGAAAAGCTGAGAGAGGCTCTGGTCAAAGCGATTCCGTTTCGCCGGCTGGCCCGCCCGGAGGAGGTCGCCGCCCCGGTGCTGTTCTTTGCCTCCGATGCCGCGTCGTTCATCACCGGCCAGGTGATCAGCGTCAGCGGCGGCCTTACGATGGCCGGATGA
- a CDS encoding acyl-CoA dehydrogenase — protein MMSFDPLDPLNLDTLLSDDEIAVRDTVRQFCAEHVTPYVADWFEAGDLPVARELAKQFGELGLLGMHLKGYGCGGASAVHYGLACTELEAADSGIRSLVSVQGSLAMFAIWNNGSEEQKQQWLPGMAAGELLGCFGLTEPDIGSDPAAMKTRARRDGSDWVLNGRKMWITNGTVADVAIVWAATDDGIRGFIVPTDTPGFSANTIHHKLSLRASITSELVLDDVRLPHDAMLPEAKGLRGPLACLSEARYGIIWGSMGAARSAWRAALDYATQRTQFGRPIAGFQLTQAKLVDMAVELHKGQLLSLHLGRLKDSVGLRPEQVSFGKLNNTREAIEICRTARTILGGNGISLEYPVIRHMVNLESVLTYEGTPEMHQLILGQAITGMDAFR, from the coding sequence ATGATGAGCTTCGACCCGCTCGACCCACTGAACCTGGACACGTTGCTGTCCGACGACGAGATCGCGGTGCGCGACACGGTCCGGCAGTTCTGCGCCGAGCACGTCACCCCGTACGTCGCCGACTGGTTCGAGGCCGGCGACCTGCCGGTGGCCCGCGAGCTGGCCAAGCAGTTCGGCGAACTCGGTCTGCTGGGCATGCACCTCAAGGGCTACGGCTGCGGCGGCGCGTCGGCGGTGCACTACGGGCTGGCCTGTACCGAACTGGAGGCCGCCGACTCGGGCATCCGGTCGCTGGTGTCGGTGCAGGGGTCGCTGGCGATGTTCGCGATCTGGAACAACGGCTCCGAGGAGCAAAAGCAGCAATGGCTGCCCGGCATGGCCGCCGGCGAGCTGCTGGGCTGCTTCGGGCTGACCGAGCCCGACATCGGCTCCGACCCGGCGGCGATGAAAACCCGTGCGCGACGGGATGGTTCGGACTGGGTGCTCAATGGCCGCAAGATGTGGATCACCAACGGCACGGTAGCCGATGTCGCGATCGTGTGGGCAGCCACCGACGACGGTATCCGCGGGTTCATCGTCCCCACCGACACACCGGGTTTCAGCGCCAACACGATTCACCACAAGCTGTCGCTGCGAGCCTCGATCACGTCCGAGTTGGTGCTCGACGACGTGCGCCTGCCGCACGACGCCATGCTGCCCGAGGCGAAAGGCCTGCGGGGGCCGCTGGCGTGTCTGTCCGAAGCGCGCTACGGCATCATCTGGGGCTCGATGGGCGCCGCGCGCTCGGCCTGGCGGGCCGCGCTCGACTACGCCACCCAGCGCACCCAATTCGGCCGTCCCATCGCGGGTTTCCAGTTGACCCAGGCCAAGCTCGTCGACATGGCGGTCGAACTGCACAAGGGCCAGCTTCTCTCGCTGCACCTGGGCCGGCTCAAGGACAGCGTCGGGTTGCGGCCCGAGCAGGTCAGCTTCGGCAAGCTCAACAACACCCGCGAGGCAATCGAGATCTGCCGTACCGCACGAACCATCCTGGGCGGCAACGGGATATCGTTGGAATACCCCGTCATCCGGCACATGGTCAACCTGGAATCGGTGCTGACCTACGAGGGCACCCCGGAAATGCACCAGCTGATCCTCGGCCAGGCCATCACCGGCATGGATGCGTTCCGATGA